Proteins encoded within one genomic window of Halocatena marina:
- the hisD gene encoding histidinol dehydrogenase, whose product MNVQCISELTPDERRVLFKRSGGVTDAKDTAREIIGRVREEGDVALRDYAREFDGCEVGNIDITADAARASEELDADLRAHIETAAANIRAFHEAQVPDDWRQSFGGRELGRRFRPIKRVGVYAPGGTASYPSSALMGIIPAAVAGVEHIAVATPPAETLDPVTLAAIHIAGADAVYQVGGAQAVAALAYGTETVSSVEKITGPGNRFVTAAKADVRGDVDIDFLAGPSEILVLADSTANPAFVAADVVAQAEHDPNASVVAVTDSEALAESIAESIDAQASGREREDIIRETLSSDASGVFLARSISEAVLFAEEYAPEHLSIQADDDEALLERIDSAGSVFLGPYTPVAAGDYASGTNHVLPTNGGARVTGGLSVETFLRSSTVQRLDRESLSNIRDTITALATAEGLEAHAVSVERRFSEE is encoded by the coding sequence GGCGTTACTGATGCGAAAGACACCGCTCGCGAAATTATCGGGCGGGTGCGTGAGGAAGGCGACGTTGCGCTCAGAGACTATGCCCGTGAGTTCGATGGATGTGAGGTTGGCAACATCGATATCACTGCCGACGCGGCACGCGCGTCCGAGGAACTTGATGCAGACCTCAGAGCGCACATCGAAACCGCGGCAGCGAATATCCGTGCGTTCCACGAAGCACAAGTTCCTGATGATTGGCGACAATCGTTCGGTGGACGGGAACTCGGTCGGCGCTTTCGTCCCATCAAACGTGTCGGTGTGTATGCACCCGGTGGGACAGCGTCGTACCCATCTAGCGCACTGATGGGAATTATCCCCGCAGCGGTGGCTGGCGTCGAACACATCGCGGTTGCGACACCGCCAGCAGAGACGCTCGATCCTGTGACGCTCGCGGCTATCCACATTGCTGGCGCAGACGCGGTGTATCAGGTCGGTGGCGCACAGGCCGTCGCGGCACTCGCCTACGGGACTGAGACGGTTTCGAGCGTAGAGAAGATCACTGGGCCCGGAAATCGTTTTGTCACGGCAGCGAAGGCCGACGTACGCGGAGACGTCGACATCGACTTTCTTGCTGGACCGAGCGAAATTCTTGTGCTAGCAGATTCAACAGCCAATCCAGCATTCGTTGCCGCTGATGTGGTCGCACAAGCCGAACACGATCCGAATGCCTCGGTCGTTGCGGTCACCGACAGTGAGGCGCTGGCCGAGTCAATCGCTGAGTCGATCGATGCGCAGGCGAGCGGTCGAGAGCGTGAGGACATCATTCGTGAGACGCTGTCCAGCGACGCGAGCGGTGTGTTCCTCGCGCGCTCTATCTCCGAGGCGGTACTGTTTGCCGAGGAGTATGCCCCTGAACATCTCTCCATTCAAGCAGACGACGACGAAGCACTGCTCGAACGGATCGACAGCGCGGGTAGCGTCTTCCTCGGTCCGTACACGCCGGTCGCAGCAGGTGATTATGCGAGCGGAACGAACCACGTCCTCCCGACGAATGGCGGGGCACGAGTGACAGGCGGACTATCTGTCGAGACATTTCTGCGCTCATCGACTGTCCAGCGACTCGACCGAGAATCGTTGTCAAATATTAGAGATACAATCACGGCGCTCGCAACAGCAGAAGGTTTGGAGGCACACGCAGTTAGCGTCGAACGGCGGTTTTCAGAGGAATAA